A genomic region of Tamandua tetradactyla isolate mTamTet1 chromosome 2, mTamTet1.pri, whole genome shotgun sequence contains the following coding sequences:
- the LOC143657026 gene encoding uncharacterized protein LOC143657026, translating into MARQFLSHLLRVWLLLGQLPRQPVAEELDDKPLKLCGDDLLLALHAICGASSTIKRIAGVPEEQPLRAHPPAGNSSVGPSTSHWLARGCGPIGTADHAAPLELSLAVNAQHPQLPLEWQTASLTSAWGHFSYLPGRWTRDGKAAEALLLPLGSAGCRGAFGSRGKQPLSRQACWRPEILLSPINKDAETLNVMLEFIPNLPQELKATLFERQLSLRELQPSPREKEIPNTVAKLCCKVGCTKKALFIICAA; encoded by the exons ATGGCGCGCCAGTTCTTGTCCCACCTGTTAAGAGTCTGGCTACTGCTGGGCCAGCTCCCTAGACAGCCTGTGGCTGAAGAGCTGGACGACAAGCCCTTGAAGTTATGTGGCGATGATTTGCTCCTCGCATTGCACGCCATCTGCGGGGCGTCCAGCACGATTAAGAGGATTGCCGGCGTGCCGGAGGAGCAGCCCTTGCGAGCCCATCCGCCAGCAGGTAACAGCTCGGTGGGGCCTAGCACTTCCCATTGGTTGGCGAGGGGCTGCGGACCAATCGGAACCGCGGACCACGCGGCTCCGCTCGAGCTCTCCTTAGCTGTCAACGCTCAGCACCCGCAGCTGCCGCTG GAATGGCAAACAGCCTCATTGACAAGTGCTTGGGGGCATTTTAGCTACCTGCCAGGGCGGTGGACTAGGGACGGGAAAGCCGCAGAAGCATTACTACTTCCCTTAGGTTCCGCAGGATGCCGTGGCGCGTTCGGATCCAGAGGAAAGCAGCCGCTCAGCAGGCAGGCTTGCTGGAGACCCG AAATTCTGCTATCACCCATCAACAAAGATGCAGAAACCTTAAATGTGATGTTGGAATTCATTCCTAATTTGCCACAGGAGCTGAAGGCAACACTGTTTGAGAGGCAGCTATCATTGAGGGAGCTGCAACCATCCCCACGGGAGAAAGAAATACCTAACACAGTAGCTAAATTATGTTGCAAAGTAGGTTGTACTAAAAAAGCACTTTTTATAATATGTGCGGCATAA